The following DNA comes from Desulfuromonas sp..
CAACGTCTGGAAACTCGGCGACGTCATCAGTTCGACCCCCAAGGTCCTCTCCGGAACGCCGGCCAACACCTACCACATCGACTACGGCGACAACACTTACTATCAGTATGTCTCCAGCGATACCTACAAACATCGCTCCTCCATCGCTTTCGTCGGCGCCAACGACGGCATGCTCCACGCGTTCCGGGTCGGTTATCTGGTCGACAGTGGTCTGGCTGAGGGGGTCAAGGCCAAGTTCCAGAATGCCTATGGCGTCACCGCCGCGGCCACAGCCACCGACAAACTCGGGGAGGAGGTCTGGGGCTATATCCCCTACAATGCCTTGCCCTACCTGCAGTACCTCGCCGACCCCGATTACGGCAGTTGCCACATCTACTACAACGATCTCTCGGTGCGCCTGGTCGATGCCAGCCTCGGCTGCGACACCGCAGTCGATGCTTCCTGCGACGACCCTGGCGAAGCCCGTAAAGCGGGGAGCTGGAAGACGGTCCTGATCGGCGGCATGCGCTTCGGAGGCGCCTGCGACGGGGGCAGTCCCACACCCCCGCTGGCCGGAACCGGGTACTCGTCCTATTACGCCATCGACATCACCGATCCGGAGTCCCCGGTGCCGATGTGGGAGTTTTCCCATGCCGACATGGGCTTTGCCACCACCTTTCCCTCCATCATCCGAACCGGCGGCAAGACGACGAACGGAAACTGGTACCTGGCTATCGGCTCGGGGTCTACGGACCAACCCAAAAGCCGCATCGACCTCACCCAGGACATCGGTCGCTCCGGTACCGGCTACGTCTTTCTGCTCGACCTCAAAACCGGGGCCCTGGCGAAGAAGATCAGTCTCCACGACGGCAACGCCGACGTCGACGACAACCACATCGTCGGGGACATCCTCGCCATCGACAAAGACAAGGACTACGTTTCGGAGAAGATCTATTTCGGCACGTCCTACGATGACGGCTCTGGGACCTGGAAAGGAAAGCTCTTCGCCATCGACATCCCCGACCAGGACCTCACAGCGGCCTGGGCCCCCAACGTCGTGTCGCTGTTCGAAGATGCCTATCCCTTTACGGCATCTCCCGACGCCACCCGTGACTCCGTAGGAACGACCTGGGTCTATGCCGGCTCCGGCAAGTATTTCAGCGACCTCGACGAGAGTGACACGTCTGACCAGATCTTCTTTGGTCTGAAGGATCTTTCCACGATTACTTACCCCCTGGTCGCCACGGATCTCGACGACCAGTCGGCGGTGACCACGACGGGGACGGTCACCGGAACCACAAGTGTGTGCCTCTACGACTCGGCCGATAACGATTTTTCGATGCAGGACCTTGTGACCTCGGTAAGCGGCACCGAGGCGGCCGCCTCCGACACCGGCTGGCGGTTGACCCTTTCCGGCGGGGAGCGGATGATCACCCGTCCCCTGGCGGTCGGCGGTCTGGTCGACTTCCTGACCTACAAGCCGAGTTCCGATCCCTGCTCCTACGGGGGGAATTCGTACCTGTACGCCGTCGGCTACACGAGCGGCGTCGCACCTCCGAGCGTGGCGATCCGCGCCCCGGATACGACCAACGGTGCCACCGAAGGGACGGTGACGGTGAATCGCGGCATTCTGCTTGGCCCCGGCGCCCCCCCCACGGGGGAGGCGATCATTATCCCGCCACCCAAGGAAGGCCAGGAGCAGTTGAAGAAAAAGATCCAGATCGCCACCGGGGTCATTGTCGAGGCGGAGAACACTCCCGTACTGTCGGTTATCTCCAATGTGATCCACTGGCTGAAGAAATAGGGCCGCCAACTCCATGATGGATCGAACGCTGTTTGCTGCCCCGCCAACCGAAACGGTTGGCGGGGCTTTTTCCCTTGCGCCCGCCCCGCCGCTTTTCGTATAGTGAGTGCCTCAATTCACGGAAAAGAGGGGGTTTTTCAGCTATGGCTAAAATTGTTCCGTTTCGCGGGGTGCGCTACAACCCGGACAGCGTTAAAGACCTGTCTAAGGTGATGGCTCCCCCCTACGACGTGATCTCGCCCGAACTTCAGGATGACCTTTACGCCCGCCACCCGGCCAACGTGGTCCGCCTCATCCTCGGCAAGACTTCCGAAGAGGACGGCGAGGCCGACAACCGCTACACCCGCGCCGCCGCCGACTTTGAAAAGTGGCAGGAGGACGGTGCTTTGATGCGCGACGCCGAGCCCTCCGTCTACCTCTATGACCAGGAATACCCCATCGAGGACGGCACCGTCGTCGTACGCAAGGGGTTCATGGCCCTGACCCGCATCGAGGATTTCTCCTCCGGGGTGGTCAAGCCCCACGAGAAGACGTTGAGCGGTCCCAAGACCGACCGACTCAACCTCACCAAGGCCTGTGGCGCCAATTTCAGCCCCATCTTCTCCCTCTACTCCGACCCCTGCTGCGCCCTGGAGTCCCTGACCCGCAAGGATCGGGAGCAGAGCCCGGCCCTCGAAGTCTCTGACGACGACGGTGTCAAGCACCGGCTCTGGAGGGTGACCGACCCGGCGAGCATCGAGAAGGCTCAGGAACTCCTCTCCAGCAAGCCTCTCTTCATCGCAGACGGCCACCATCGCTACGAGACGGCCCTCAACTTCCGCAACCTGATGCGGGAGAAGCATCCCGGCTACACCGGCAAGGAGCTCTTTAACTACGTCCTCATGTACTTCGCCAACATGGAGGACCAGGGGATGCTGATCTTCCCGACCCACAGGATGATTTTCAACCTGGAGGCCTTTCACCTGAAGAGCCTTCTGGAGGCCCTTGGGGAGCACTTCCTCATCGACCGCCGGCAGATCGACTCCACCGATCCCGCTGCGCGGGCGCAGGCCCGTGAGGAACTGAAGGAGAGGGGCCGGGACAAGCACGTCATGGGCCTTTTCGCCGGGGACGAGACCCTCTATTTCCTTACCCTGAAGGACGAGGCGGTGATGGATAGCTTCTTCGACCCCAGCTCTCCGAAAGTTCTGAGGACCCTCGACGTCTCGATTCTCCACAAGCTGATCCTGGAGGGGCTCCTCGACATTACGCCGGAGGCCCAGGAGAAGCAGGTCAATCTCAAGTACGTGAAGAATTTCGACGACCCCTTCGATCTTGTTCAGTGCGGCGAGTTTCAGCTGGCCTTCCTCATGAATTCCACCCGCATGAGCGAAGTTCGCGACGTGGCCAACGCCGGGGAGAAGATGCCGCAGAAATCGACTTACTTCTACCCCAAGCTCCTCACCGGGCTGGTCATCAACAAGATCGCTGCATCGGAGACGGTGGAGGGGTAACGAGGGAAGGGTGGAAGAACCCCGGCCCTTCATGGAGGTAAAAGTGGAAATTCTCGGGATCGATATCGGTTTCGGTTTCACCAAGGCGACCAACGGCAGGGATACCCTGATCTTCAAGTCGGTCCTCGGCGAGGCTACCGACATCCAGTTCAAGGAACCCCTGATCGCCGAAACCGCCGCGGAGGAGCATCTGCAGGTCGAGGTAGACGGCAAGGCCTATTTTCTCGGGGAGCTGGCCGAGCGGCAGAGCAACGTCCGGTTTTTCACCCTGGACCAGGCCCAGTTCATCAGCACCTTCGCCAAGAACCTGGCCCTGGCGGCGGCGGCCCGCCTGGTAGGGGGCTTCGTCCCGGTCAACCTGGTGACCGGCCTGCCCATCGGCTACTACCGCAAGTACAAGGACGAGCTCGCCAGCATCCTGCAGGGCGAACACAAGGTGGTCCTTACCGGCGCCGACGGAAAGAGCCAGGAAAAGGTCGTCAGCGTCAACAAGGTGCGGGTCATTCCCCAGCCTATCGGCTCTCTGTTTCAGCTTATGCTCAACGACCTGGGCGACCTGGGCGACAAGCGGCTGGTCAAGGAGAAGATCGGGGTTATCGATGTCGGCTTCCGCACCTCCGACTACACCGTTTCCGACAAGATGCGCTACTCGGAACGGGGCAGCCGCACCACCGACTCGGGCATCGCACGGGCATTCAGCGTCATCGCCGCCAAGCTCCGGGAAAAGAGCGGGGTCAACGTGGAGCTCTACCGGCTTTACGATGCGGTGGACCGGGGCTCCATCAAGATCCGCGGCAAGGAGTACGAGCTCAAGAGCCTGACCGAACAGGTCTTCGGTCAGCTGGCCGCCGCGGTCGCCAACGAGGTCGACCGCCTCTGGGT
Coding sequences within:
- a CDS encoding DUF1015 domain-containing protein, which produces MAKIVPFRGVRYNPDSVKDLSKVMAPPYDVISPELQDDLYARHPANVVRLILGKTSEEDGEADNRYTRAAADFEKWQEDGALMRDAEPSVYLYDQEYPIEDGTVVVRKGFMALTRIEDFSSGVVKPHEKTLSGPKTDRLNLTKACGANFSPIFSLYSDPCCALESLTRKDREQSPALEVSDDDGVKHRLWRVTDPASIEKAQELLSSKPLFIADGHHRYETALNFRNLMREKHPGYTGKELFNYVLMYFANMEDQGMLIFPTHRMIFNLEAFHLKSLLEALGEHFLIDRRQIDSTDPAARAQAREELKERGRDKHVMGLFAGDETLYFLTLKDEAVMDSFFDPSSPKVLRTLDVSILHKLILEGLLDITPEAQEKQVNLKYVKNFDDPFDLVQCGEFQLAFLMNSTRMSEVRDVANAGEKMPQKSTYFYPKLLTGLVINKIAASETVEG
- a CDS encoding ParM/StbA family protein; this encodes MEEPRPFMEVKVEILGIDIGFGFTKATNGRDTLIFKSVLGEATDIQFKEPLIAETAAEEHLQVEVDGKAYFLGELAERQSNVRFFTLDQAQFISTFAKNLALAAAARLVGGFVPVNLVTGLPIGYYRKYKDELASILQGEHKVVLTGADGKSQEKVVSVNKVRVIPQPIGSLFQLMLNDLGDLGDKRLVKEKIGVIDVGFRTSDYTVSDKMRYSERGSRTTDSGIARAFSVIAAKLREKSGVNVELYRLYDAVDRGSIKIRGKEYELKSLTEQVFGQLAAAVANEVDRLWVDDWDMDAMAITGGGGAVLAKYLEPLLNGHILTLDSGGDARFNNVKGYWRFGKHLWARGVAPTAPEK